A region from the Methanofollis liminatans DSM 4140 genome encodes:
- a CDS encoding FKBP-type peptidyl-prolyl cis-trans isomerase yields the protein MTKATQDSTVLLHYTGTLEDGTEFDSSRGGDPLQFTVGGGEVIPGFEEAVVGMAPGETKTFTIPADEAYGPRRDDLVMQVARDQFPPEIDFAVGQQYPVEVNEGQVVLVTVAALDSETVTLDANHPLAGKDLTFAVEVVTVE from the coding sequence ATGACCAAGGCAACTCAGGACAGCACCGTTCTGCTCCATTACACCGGAACCCTCGAAGACGGCACCGAGTTCGATTCGTCACGGGGCGGCGATCCCCTGCAGTTCACCGTGGGCGGCGGCGAGGTGATCCCCGGCTTTGAAGAGGCCGTCGTCGGCATGGCCCCGGGCGAGACGAAGACGTTCACGATCCCTGCCGACGAGGCCTACGGGCCGCGGCGGGACGACCTCGTCATGCAGGTCGCCCGGGACCAGTTCCCCCCTGAGATCGACTTCGCCGTCGGGCAGCAGTACCCGGTGGAGGTGAACGAGGGGCAGGTGGTCCTGGTGACAGTCGCCGCCCTCGACAGCGAGACCGTGACCCTCGACGCCAACCATCCCCTCGCCGGAAAGGACCTCACCTTCGCGGTGGAAGTCGTTACCGTCGAGTAA
- a CDS encoding RNA recognition motif domain-containing protein has protein sequence MESSTLYVGNLNYETTEEQLSELFSAYGDVKSARIIPRKGFGFVEFASVEEAEKAMNALNETQCMGRTLRIDEARAPKPRTEYNRY, from the coding sequence ATGGAATCAAGCACTTTGTATGTCGGGAATCTCAACTACGAGACCACCGAAGAGCAGCTCTCCGAACTTTTCTCAGCCTACGGCGACGTTAAGTCCGCCAGAATCATTCCGCGCAAAGGCTTCGGCTTTGTCGAGTTCGCCTCCGTCGAGGAGGCCGAGAAGGCGATGAACGCCCTGAACGAGACCCAGTGCATGGGCCGGACCCTGCGGATTGACGAGGCGCGTGCCCCCAAGCCGCGGACCGAGTACAACAGGTACTGA
- a CDS encoding 2'-5' RNA ligase family protein, giving the protein MQHARALALDLALLLPAGPAAEARRISRILARRSGDATIALGTRACLPHVTLAMAPVPEARMEEAAAALASVVGRRLPLALALTGISTVETARGRLVSGFDVALEAGLLALHREAVDALAALAADEDPALCTGEGAAPDPSMVAYVRNFVRTSAYARYSPHVTLGVGEAADADAAVSFPHRFEVRAAALCHVGNGGTCRRVLAEIQI; this is encoded by the coding sequence ATGCAGCACGCCCGGGCCCTTGCCCTCGACCTCGCCCTCCTTCTTCCTGCCGGTCCTGCCGCGGAAGCACGCCGGATTAGCCGTATTCTTGCCCGCAGATCAGGCGATGCGACGATCGCCCTGGGGACACGCGCGTGCCTGCCGCACGTGACCCTCGCGATGGCCCCGGTCCCTGAGGCGAGGATGGAGGAGGCGGCCGCGGCGCTGGCGTCTGTGGTCGGGCGCCGCCTCCCGCTCGCCCTCGCCCTGACCGGGATCTCCACGGTCGAGACCGCCCGGGGACGGCTGGTCTCGGGGTTTGACGTCGCTCTGGAGGCGGGGCTGCTGGCCCTCCACCGGGAGGCGGTCGACGCTCTCGCCGCCCTTGCCGCAGACGAGGACCCGGCCCTCTGCACCGGAGAAGGGGCGGCCCCTGATCCCTCGATGGTCGCATATGTCAGGAATTTCGTCCGCACGTCGGCCTATGCCCGTTACTCCCCTCACGTCACCCTCGGCGTGGGAGAGGCGGCCGACGCCGATGCCGCCGTCTCCTTCCCGCACCGTTTTGAGGTCCGGGCCGCGGCCCTCTGCCACGTGGGCAACGGTGGGACCTGCCGGCGGGTGCTGGCGGAAATACAGATATAG